Below is a window of Flavobacterium sp. N2820 DNA.
GAAGATACTACTTTAGTAATTATTGACAGTATACTAATTAATGGCGATTCTAAATTTGAAAGTCACGTTAAATTAGATAGTCCAGAAATGTTATATCTTTTTTTAGATAGAGGAAAAACCAATTCTATTGACAACAGTTTAGCATTTTTTGCTGAACCAGGAAACATTACCATTGAAACTACTTTAAAACATTTTTTTGCTGATGCAAAAGTTAAAGGTTCAAAAAACCATGATTTATGGATGGAATTCAAAAAAATCAACGACCGATTTAATGACGAAAATTTAGTTTTAATGGAAAAACGTTTACAAAACGAATTAAAACCAAATCCATCATCTACAGATAGTATTGAAGCAGCCTACGAGAAGCTTTTAAAGAGAAAATACAGATACACGGCACATTTTGCAACCACACATGGAGATGCAGCCATAGCGCCTTATTTAGCGCTTTCTGAAATTGCAAACATCAATATGCCCTATTTGGATACTATTCAAAAAAGTATGAAACCCGATGTAGCTAAATCAAAATATGGTAAGATGCTTACCGAATATGTAAAAGAAAGAAAAGCTACTGAAAAATAATAAAGTAATATTACTAGAAACCACAACAAATAAGTTGTGGTTTTTTGTTTACTAAAACTCCTAAAAACGAAAAAACCATCACTGTTAAGTGATGGTTTTAATTTGAGCCGGCGGAGGGACTCGAACCCACGACCTGCTGATTACAAATCAGCTGCTCTAGCCAGCTGAGCTACGCTGGCAACTCAAATTTCGAGTGCAAATATAAGGGTGAATTTTTAATTTCCAAATATTTTTTGCACTTTTTTTATTGATTTTTTTAATTTAATTCGTTTATTTTTGCAACAAATTGATTAGCAGCCGCTTCGTATTCTTTACGAATTTGTTTGAAATGTGCTTTTTTATTTTCAACATCTCTTTGATTTGCTTTCGTCATTAAAGAATCAAAAGTTTCGTAGATTTCGTCCTCTAATTTTTCAGAAGCTTCCGTTGGTCTTCCACCGTTAGTCATTTCCCAAACATATACAATGTTTAAGATATCACCATAAACGTAATTGATTTCTTTTTTCAAGTTTTTAACGCTTGCCATTTTTTATAAATTTAAAATTTGGTACAAAATTACATAATATATTTTGTTCTCAGCAAATTATATCGAAATTTCTAATAAAGTAGCTTTTCCTTTGAGTGTTAAATGATCTATAATTGCAGGAATCAAAATCGTATCACCCATTTGATAACGCATAATTTCACCATTTAAAACCAATTCAAATTGTCCATTGGTACACATAAAAACAGTAAAAGCGTCTTTGGATTTTTTCCACAGAAAACAATCTTGTAGGGCAATAATATTCGTTTTAAAATAAGAACAATCCACCACAGACGAAGAATGATTTGGTAATTCAGAATATTCAATTTTTGAATCAGTAGTATTGTAATTAATGGCTTCCAAGGCTAACTCGGTATGCAGTTCTCTTCCTATTCCGTTAGCATCAACTCTATCCCAATCGTAAATTCGATAAGTAACATCACTGGTCTGCTGAATTTCTGCAACTACAACTCCTGCTCCAATTGCATGAATAGTACCAGTTTCTAAAAAGAAAACATCGCCTTTTTTTACGGGATATTCATTTAATAAAGAGACTAAATTCTTGCTTTCTAATTTTTCTAAATATTCTTCCGGATTGGAATCATTTTTAAAACCTACTACTAAACGAGCTGCTTCGTCGGCTTGCATTACATACCACATTTCAGTTTTTCCAAATGAATTATGGCGTTCTTTTGCTAATTCGTCATTGGGATGCAACTGTATCGACAAATCTTCTTTAGCATCAATAAATTTAAACAATAATGGGAATTGTTTTCCAAAACGAGCAATTACAGATTTTCCTAAAATTTCTAGTGGATATAAATCAATAATTTCATTAATGTTTTTTCCTTCAAAAACACCAGTTGCAACTATACTAACATCCCCAGGAACCGTTGAAATCTCCCAACTTTCACCAGTAGTTTCAGAAACGATTGGCTTGTTTAGATAAGATTTTAACTTGGTTCCGCCCCAAATGCGGTCTTTCAGAATAGGGATAAAGGTTAAAGGATAAAACTTCATGTTCAGAATGGTGAATTACAAAGATGCAAAAAACTAACCAATTACTAAAATTGATTCGCTTAGTTTTTACAATAAAATACTTTATTTCGAATTTTTAATTGCAGTTAACGCTTTTGTAATGTGGTTTTTAGCACTCATATTATCAAAAATATAAATTGCTTTTCCTGTAGCGTCAAATACATAGGTAACTCTACCAGGAACTAGTCCAAAAAGCGCCGTTGGAACTCCAAATAACTTGCGTAGTTTTCTATCTGTATCCGAAAGTAAAATAAAAGGCAAACGATGCTTTTGTTGAAAATTTTGATGCGAACTAACCGAATCACCACTTACACCTATAACTTCTGCACCCAAATCCTGGAAATCTTGATAGGCGTCTCTAAAACTACACGCTTGCGTAGTACAACCTGGCGTATTGTCTTTTGGATAAAAATAAATCACAACAGGTTTGTGTTGTACAAAATGACTATCGAAAGCTGTTCCGTCTTGTTTAACTGCTGTAAAATGAGGCAATTTATCACCTATTTGAATTGACATGTTTAATTTCCTTTATACGTTACAAAGTTTCTCGGCGTTTCATATAATGTAATTTCTAAGACTTTATCTGGTGCTATTAAAACACGAAGTTTATTCCAAATAATGTATGCTATATGTTCGGCTGTTGGGTTCAAAGCCGCAAATTCAGGAACATCTTCATTTAAATTTTTATGATCAAAAGCTTCTTCAATATGCTCTTTAATCAAATCAGACAAAATTTTAGTATCAATAACATATCCTGTTTCTTGATCAACTTCACCCGTAACTGATACAATTAATTCGTAATTATGACCATGAAAATTTGGATTGTTGCATTTACCAAATACTTCCTGATTTTTTTCCATAGTCCAATCTTTTCGATACAATCGATGTGCGGCGTTAAAATGGGCTTTTCTTGAAACAGTTACTATCATGGGATTTGATTATTGATTAATGTTTTTTGATTGCTGAAGTATTCTGAAATCTTAAATCTAAATTCTTTATTCTTAAATTTTATGATCTTCTAGATAGTGATAAAATTGGTCGAAAATAATTTTAAACCAAACGGTGTACAAAGCTGGATTTTGAATCATATCCTCTTTAATTGACTCAATTTTCATCCATTTCCAACTTTCCACTTCGTCGACATTAATGATAGGCTTGTCGTTATAATAACCAATCATAACGTGGTCTAATTCGTGTTCGGTTAAACCATTATCAAAAGGTGCTTTGTATATAAAATGAAACAATTCTTTTAAATCTGCCTCAAAACCCATTTCCTCAAACAAACGACGTTTTCCAGCTTCAATATTTGTTTCTCCAGCTCTTTGATGGCTACAACAAGTATTGGTCCACAATAACGGCGAATGATATTTATGATGAGCGCGTTGTTGCAACATAACTTCATTCTTATCGTTTAAAATAAAAACAGAAAACGCTCTGTGTAAAACTGCTTTTTCATGCGCTTCCATCTTATTCATCAGTCCAATTGGCTCATCATTTTCGTTTACCAATATCACTTGTTCTTCTTTCATAGCTTTTAATATACTTGTCAAAAATACGAAAAAAGTTAGGACTAAAGCGCTGTTTTTTTGTTTGTGAAAAGTTTAACGTCTGTTGAATTACAATCCCTTTTTAAAAGTAAATGGGAAAAGAAATCACTAAAATGAAAAAATATAAAATATTTTGACTACTTTTGTATCATTGGTAATGATAATAATTTCTTCTTGCAAAACTTTGACTCAAAGTACTTTATACATTTTTGTTTATTTAGCTTGTGTGTTTTTATCCTTATACTTTTAAATAATATTAATTTAATTACGTTTACATTTAATGGCTAGACCACAGGAAACTTTTAACAAAAAAGAACAAGAGAAACTTAGAGCTAAGAAAAAGAAAGAAAAACAAGAAAAAAAGGAAGCTCGCAAAGCAAATCCAAAATTATCGGGAGAGGATATCTATGTGTATGTCGATGAAAATGGACACTTAACAAACACACCGCCAGATCCTTCTAAAAAAATCATTGTAGACGTAGAAAGCATTGAAATCAATACTTCTAGAAGAACAGCTGCTGAAGAAGCACCTGTAGATAGAAGAGGAACAATTGATTTTTTCAACGAATCTAAAGGTTTTGGTTTCATTAAAGAAATTGAAACAGGTGAAAAATATTTCGTTCACATCAGTGGTCTTTTAGACGATGTAAAAGAAGGAAACTTAGTAACCTATGAATTAGAAAAAGGAGCTAAAGGAATGAATGCCGTTAGAGTTAAAAAAATATAATTCTTGTAAGATATATAAACAAAATCACAGTGAAAGCTGTGATTTTTGTGTTTTAAAACGACTTTTATTTGTAAATTTCCATACGCTAAATAAAATTAAACATGTATAAATTCTCATTGTTGCTTTTTTTAACATCATTTGTCTT
It encodes the following:
- a CDS encoding type I phosphomannose isomerase catalytic subunit, whose amino-acid sequence is MNMKFYPLTFIPILKDRIWGGTKLKSYLNKPIVSETTGESWEISTVPGDVSIVATGVFEGKNINEIIDLYPLEILGKSVIARFGKQFPLLFKFIDAKEDLSIQLHPNDELAKERHNSFGKTEMWYVMQADEAARLVVGFKNDSNPEEYLEKLESKNLVSLLNEYPVKKGDVFFLETGTIHAIGAGVVVAEIQQTSDVTYRIYDWDRVDANGIGRELHTELALEAINYNTTDSKIEYSELPNHSSSVVDCSYFKTNIIALQDCFLWKKSKDAFTVFMCTNGQFELVLNGEIMRYQMGDTILIPAIIDHLTLKGKATLLEISI
- the idi gene encoding isopentenyl-diphosphate Delta-isomerase produces the protein MKEEQVILVNENDEPIGLMNKMEAHEKAVLHRAFSVFILNDKNEVMLQQRAHHKYHSPLLWTNTCCSHQRAGETNIEAGKRRLFEEMGFEADLKELFHFIYKAPFDNGLTEHELDHVMIGYYNDKPIINVDEVESWKWMKIESIKEDMIQNPALYTVWFKIIFDQFYHYLEDHKI
- a CDS encoding peroxiredoxin, with amino-acid sequence MSIQIGDKLPHFTAVKQDGTAFDSHFVQHKPVVIYFYPKDNTPGCTTQACSFRDAYQDFQDLGAEVIGVSGDSVSSHQNFQQKHRLPFILLSDTDRKLRKLFGVPTALFGLVPGRVTYVFDATGKAIYIFDNMSAKNHITKALTAIKNSK
- a CDS encoding cold shock domain-containing protein produces the protein MARPQETFNKKEQEKLRAKKKKEKQEKKEARKANPKLSGEDIYVYVDENGHLTNTPPDPSKKIIVDVESIEINTSRRTAAEEAPVDRRGTIDFFNESKGFGFIKEIETGEKYFVHISGLLDDVKEGNLVTYELEKGAKGMNAVRVKKI
- a CDS encoding DUF4369 domain-containing protein yields the protein MKKIVLALLTVISFISCEKKETVEDANVHITVNVDGLSQGKLYLQKIEDTTLVIIDSILINGDSKFESHVKLDSPEMLYLFLDRGKTNSIDNSLAFFAEPGNITIETTLKHFFADAKVKGSKNHDLWMEFKKINDRFNDENLVLMEKRLQNELKPNPSSTDSIEAAYEKLLKRKYRYTAHFATTHGDAAIAPYLALSEIANINMPYLDTIQKSMKPDVAKSKYGKMLTEYVKERKATEK
- a CDS encoding 6-pyruvoyl trahydropterin synthase family protein, yielding MIVTVSRKAHFNAAHRLYRKDWTMEKNQEVFGKCNNPNFHGHNYELIVSVTGEVDQETGYVIDTKILSDLIKEHIEEAFDHKNLNEDVPEFAALNPTAEHIAYIIWNKLRVLIAPDKVLEITLYETPRNFVTYKGN